The sequence CACTTCAACCAATGAgttattttaatacacaaagtaaacgtatacataaatattgcaatcattcaagtaatttacatttaaataatatatgagtATCCTACTGTATGATCGTTAAGGAAAATCTCCGGAATATAACAACTGTTCATCTTCTTTGTAATGAAAATTGAGAATGTAACTTGTGCAAACATTTTTCGACATACaaaaaggaacaaaaacaaaaacaacgaaCGTGCAAAAACGAACCCCCACCACATATCTAAATAGACATTACATTTTTGTGCTGTATTATTTTGAGCAACTTTACCAGATAGTAACTACAAAATCCTAATCATTATCACGATATGATGATATATGGGCATTTAATACGATAGAGAAGGCCCTTCTTACAAAGTCCCATTATAACACTTAAAAAGCCAATTTCACATAAGAGCACACAAAGTTAAACAATAAAGTAATATAGAATTATTATGATTCCTCACCCCGGGTTGACGTATGGCTGGTGCGTGGAGCCGTTGTAGACCTTGTTGTCGTAGAGCGGCCACGTGCGCTCGTACGAGTGCTCGTGCGCCCACACCACCACGTCCACGCCGAACTCCATCAGCAGCGGCTCCAAGCCTGGAGGTTACACAGCCTTTAACTAACGGCCTACTAGACTTTAAATGATTTTAGAGggtgtttttaataataagcaATTTTTTTCTGGTGTTTCCGTATAGTAAGAAATCGGCAAAAGTTGTTACTTGTACCAACTTAATTATAGACGTGAAAAAAATGTGGACACGCCTTCAGACACATACAGGAACTTTTCATGACATAATTAGATGGTTCATGGTCACAAATAGACAATCCAAACGTTTCTTACTTtgcagattaattaaaattggtcTATAAAAACATGGGTCGGTCGATcaaagcaacgcttggcgcggttggtctgtggatgggtgaccatctattCCATACATTGATTTTCCGTGTTTCAGAAGCCACATTAAACAATGGGATAGGATAGTCAGAAACTCTTTCTTCTAGCTAGAACAACCAGTAACTTAAAGAAGAGAGAAGCATAGACAAAGAAACAGCAACTGACCATAGACTCCAAGCAGGCCAAAGCGCGTGTACTCGCAGGCGCAGTCGATGTCATTGGAGTCGCTGCAGTACATAGGACGGTGACCGAACAGGACGATCCATGGACGCTTGCGTCTGAAACATGTTCAATATATGGCTAGTACCCAAAACTACACGCAATCGGGAAATAAAATCCTCAGGTAGCTGTTGCAGCTTCTTCTTTTCTTTCTACCCtgttaccaattttatttggggtcggcgcaatatgtcttccacttccattcttccctgtcactcgtcatattcactcccttcttattcatgtcatctttcaggcaattgATCCATCTTTTCTTGTCTCTTCATCTctatccatctacattcatacatacatctGTTGCACTATCAGGTCGTAttcaatactagcttctgccagcggtttcacccgcatcccgtgggaactacttcccgtaccgagataaaaataatagcctatagccttcctcgataaatgggctatctaacaccgaaagaaattttcaaatcggaccagtagttcctgagattagcgcgttcaaacaaacacactcttcagctttataatattagtatagattgcaTTGTCTTCAAGGTAACGTATGATGAATGTTGAGCTTAATGGGGAACTCTCAAGTTGAGTTACAAGATTTGTACAACCTAAGTATAATTATAGAATTAATTTCGGGAATATTATGAAATCGAAATGAAAGCCAACTTATCAAATATTGAAGTCCCTCACCTGTTGTCCGGTAGATTGGCTTCAGCCAGGTCTTTCCTGAGCCAGTCGTACTGATTGACAATCAGCTTGAGGCCGTACTTCGTGAAGTAGTAGACCTCAGTGGAGATGGAGACGAAGTGAACTGAACCCACGTCGAAGCTGTAGAACAGGCTGGAGTCCCGCCCCGGCATCGAGAACCGCGCCGCATAGTTGCTGAAGTTGCTATAATATCACCACGTCCAGTTTAAAAACTAGCACTCTTCATATATTATACGTCCCAGGCCAATTTCAGCCACAGCGGCTATTCTCATGTAAGGAAATCAGCCAGTTGCTCAGGACATACTATAGTGCACAAAcacactcactattccttaactctcatagtccgatggccgcctgcgcctgatctcttaccggtcgtgtcggattaccgtcccatcgggttatgagagtgaaggaatagggagtgcacttgtgcctgcgcaaatgcttgtgcactataatatgtcctgcgcagttggctgatctccatatatgagaacagccgccgtagccgataatcggctaggaggacatcatcatcatcagtccgatgggacgacaatccgacacgaccggagagagatcaggcggcAGGCGCAAgactgacattaacgtgctctctaGTGCACGGGTCTTCAGATATAATAGGTGACTAACCTAGAGATGTTTGGGAACCAAAGTTACAGCCCTAAGGGTCGATTGATGAAAGATTAAGCAGTAGGTACTATATCGGTGAATATTCGTCTTGACGAGGTCTTTGCTGCTCTGGAAGTCAAATTTGATTCCCGGTTGAAATTTATACATCTGTGACGTTACGGGTCGGGTAgttaaaaatctgaattttttagAAGCAGGTAACCGTaatgaagagatcagataggtagtagCTTCATGAGACACTCTAGTATACAGCTTCTTAGCACATTGGAAGGTGACCGAACTTATTTGGGGAAACGctagaaaaataatgaaataaatataataaatcttacTATGCCTGTTCGTGGTTGCCGGGACAGGTCATATAGGGCACGAGGGCCGCTAGAGGCTGTATCTGCCGCATGAACTCGTCACCCACGAGTGCGTTGTTCGTGTCCATGTCGTACGCGAAGTCACCCACGTGCAGGATCAGGTCGAATCGACCCCGCTGGGCCTCGTCTTGCAGGTATGACAGCGACTGTAGTATACGTACCAAGTTCAAATAAGAGTTGCGTTAAGTTACACCCTATTTTTATTGACTTGTTGGTCGAGAAGTTTGACTGTGGGTTTTCACACGGCTAAGCAAATCTTTCATAAGTTATGATTTTGGTGGGGCTAAACAGAGGCAATCCTATGTTATTTCCTCCTGGCCCTTTTGGAGGCAATAATAATTACACTAGAACTGGCATGATTCATAAGTTTCCTGTTTTTGCTGAAGAAAAGTAAGTTCAGATTTCAAACAGCATAAATGAATTTAGGATTACTAAAATTACTGAGCTTCAGAGAAAAAAAGGGCCTGCTTAATTTGTTCCTTATAGTTTCAGCCAGCTATTCGAGTTTCAATAATCCAGTATAATATCTTACGTGTGCGTTCTTGTTGCCCATGTCTCCGTAGATGGCAGCACGTACGGGCCAGTTGTCGCCCGCCGGCACCGTTTTGAACCAGAACTGGTCCGACCAGCCGTATATCGAGCCCACGTGGTATACTGCACATAGTTAAAGGCCCTTTTATATCTAGGTCCATATTGGAGTTATtggtaaacataatttaaagttCAACCATGCACAAGCAAGTCTTTTCAAGTAATCCAAGTCGACTGAGGACTGTATAATGCAGGTAACTGAATCAACAAACCACAAATACGCTCTGAATCACAACTGTTTTATTCGTAATGTAGGTAAAGCTGTTAGTGGACAAGAGTACCTATTTGCCAATAAACGGCAATGCGACAGTTCTTTGATAATACCGGATGAACATCCGCAAAATATTATCGAAATACTACATAATTTCAAACAATAAGTGCGCGAACATATGTAAATAGGTTCATGAACAACATCGTAGAATAACGTTGTGATGTTAGGTTACGACGACATCAGCGAAAAGCTAACTGGCTCCCATATTTGGTACCGCTCAGGGTTCCTTTCCGATTCCGATCTAGTTAAGGTCGCCGTGAAGCATAGAATGCGAATTGCTGAAAACCGAGCAAAGTGGCGAACTTTGTAGGGGTAAGGGAGGGGTGCTTTGTCCTGCAGTGGACTCCCCACTCACCATATCTGGTGTCATAGTTAAGATCCTTGAGCGTGACGGTGTGTATGTACTGTGCTCGGCGCAGCTTGCCGCCGTCAACGAACAGCTGGCTGTAGCCGCGCGCCTCGCGGTCCATGATGCCCTCGCCGAACTGCACGCGCGACTCGCCCGTCGCGTTGAACGTCGACCATGTCACCACTATGTCGTTCACTTTCTCTGGAATATCAGTAAAATTCACCTGATGGTTGACCACAATTGGGCTGATATTCTTGCCAATGGGTCAAACTCAAAGGTTTTTACttcatatagacctattacaggtgcttGAGAAAACTCAAGTTGTGAACAAGCTGCGCAGTTCCAAAAAGTGggtcctatggagaagaaccagcaagaaactccatagatacttttttcaaaaaagagaagtgtttacaatattttgcggGTTGACTCtgagaaaattatacaatgcaagttgaaCTTGGAAGGGTTTAAAGTAGTAAGTGGTTACTGGCCAGATTGTAGGAAGCTATGCTAAAAAGATGCAATTTGAATAAATCAGCATCTACTATCCCAGTTTGGTTTAAATATAATGGAACATataacatattaaataaatgtatttaagcTTTGCTTTATGGCATATCACAATCAAATTAGTCTCATAATGTAAAGTTTTCCTTGTACTTTTAGGTCTTCTCCTTAAATGCTTCACTTCttgcaattaaaattaactaattaattacatGCACGTATGTAAGAATCCATAGCATAAGAGTTATTACACATTATGCTCATGTTTAGGCAGTATCGGGcacccaaaatatttatctcaGAATCACTGAGAATCTATCACAAAAAAACTTGTGTTGATATCTAAAATATTGGTGAAATGTTTCAAttgagctatattttatttaatttaataaaacaactttatcACTTGTTGTTATCAATTCATTTAATAATACTATGTGAAGTATTTAGTAGGCCATTAAATTAGGTATTTGTGGGAACATTTAACAGTTTATcacttaacattttaatatgtaaaCAGGACATGCGTAATTGATTAACTAGTGGGTTAAACAAATAGAGCTTATGACTTTGATATAAAGCTCAAAATAGATTAGCGGTGCCCGTAACAAGAACAGTAGAATTACAATGTTTactatatattgtaaatatctgttaCTGTTCCTGTATATTGTTGATATTATTATGTGTTGTTTTTTGATCAGCAAATGATAGCATTGcatctcatcatctgcctagccttttcccaactatgttggggtcggcttccagtctcaccggatgcagctgagtaccagggtttttacaag is a genomic window of Helicoverpa armigera isolate CAAS_96S chromosome 16, ASM3070526v1, whole genome shotgun sequence containing:
- the LOC110369808 gene encoding acid phosphatase type 7 isoform X2, with amino-acid sequence MKLLIISLLLGISSGGELPEERPKYDCDYCQPEQLHISLGEKVNDIVVTWSTFNATGESRVQFGEGIMDREARGYSQLFVDGGKLRRAQYIHTVTLKDLNYDTRYVYHVGSIYGWSDQFWFKTVPAGDNWPVRAAIYGDMGNKNAHSLSYLQDEAQRGRFDLILHVGDFAYDMDTNNALVGDEFMRQIQPLAALVPYMTCPGNHEQAYNFSNYAARFSMPGRDSSLFYSFDVGSVHFVSISTEVYYFTKYGLKLIVNQYDWLRKDLAEANLPDNRRKRPWIVLFGHRPMYCSDSNDIDCACEYTRFGLLGVYGLEPLLMEFGVDVVVWAHEHSYERTWPLYDNKVYNGSTHQPYVNPGAPVHIVTGSAGCQEATDPFRPDPFPWSAFRSSDYGYTRFLAQNHTHLYMEQVDVDLKGKVIDSFWLVKNQHKPYQMQHP
- the LOC110369808 gene encoding acid phosphatase type 7 isoform X1, producing MKILIISLILGISWGKKIQMRDPGPTYNCTHCQPEQVHIAFGEKVNDIVVTWSTFNATGESRVQFGEGIMDREARGYSQLFVDGGKLRRAQYIHTVTLKDLNYDTRYVYHVGSIYGWSDQFWFKTVPAGDNWPVRAAIYGDMGNKNAHSLSYLQDEAQRGRFDLILHVGDFAYDMDTNNALVGDEFMRQIQPLAALVPYMTCPGNHEQAYNFSNYAARFSMPGRDSSLFYSFDVGSVHFVSISTEVYYFTKYGLKLIVNQYDWLRKDLAEANLPDNRRKRPWIVLFGHRPMYCSDSNDIDCACEYTRFGLLGVYGLEPLLMEFGVDVVVWAHEHSYERTWPLYDNKVYNGSTHQPYVNPGAPVHIVTGSAGCQEATDPFRPDPFPWSAFRSSDYGYTRFLAQNHTHLYMEQVDVDLKGKVIDSFWLVKNQHKPYQMQHP
- the LOC110369808 gene encoding acid phosphatase type 7 isoform X3, which encodes MKILIISLILGISWGKKIQMRDPGPTYNCTHCQPEQVHIAFGEKVNDIVVTWSTFNATGESRVQFGEGIMDREARGYSQLFVDGGKLRRAQYIHTVTLKDLNYDTRYVYHVGSIYGWSDQFWFKTVPAGDNWPVRAAIYGDMGNKNAHSLSYLQDEAQRGRFDLILHVGDFAYDMDTNNALVGDEFMRQIQPLAALVPYMTCPGNHEQAYNFSNYAARFSMPGRDSSLFYSFDVGSVHFVSISTEVYYFTKYGLKLIVNQYDWLRKDLAEANLPDNRRKRPWIVLFGHRPMYCSDSNDIDCACEYTRFGLLGVYGLEPLLMEFGVDVVVWAHEHSYERTWPLYDNKVYNGSTHQPYVNPGAPVHIITGSAGCQEGRDHFLNTEPKWSAFRSQDFGYTKFKAFNGTHLYMEQVSVDLDGQVIDSFWLVKNKTVPFSL